A stretch of Lactuca sativa cultivar Salinas chromosome 6, Lsat_Salinas_v11, whole genome shotgun sequence DNA encodes these proteins:
- the LOC111885102 gene encoding peroxidase 24, producing MMKNIIGLFLVSILVVGCMGAGGRGGNGHGRGHGNGNGGGLKMNFYGKLCRLDRLVTVESTVRQIVWSKVSADPSMAAKLLRLHYHDCFVRGCDASILLDPTQNKTTEKTAGPNRSISGYEVIDEIKTKLEAKCPGIVSCADIVALAARDAVSFQFRKEMWPVFTGRKDGTVSLASEVGGNLPSAGANFTTLLTQFGTKGLNLNDLVALSGAHTIGISRCTLVARRLYNFTGVGDADPSLDVSYAQTLRGLCPNPQNPATALEMDPKSSLTFDSDYYRALNQHKGLFVSDAALLTNRQSARVVNLLQNRGLFFTQFAKSMVRMGGVGVLTDGQGEIRKSCRVVNGQ from the exons ATGATGAAAAACATTATTGGATTGTTTCTTGTTTCCATTTTGGTGGTAGGATGCATGGGCGCCGGTGGTCGTGGTGGCAATGGCCATGGTCGTGGTCATGGTAATGGTAATGGTGgagggttgaagatgaacttttatGGGAAACTTTGCCGTTTGGACCGTTTGGTTACAGTTGAAAGTACGGTGAGGCAGATTGTATGGAGCAAAGTTTCTGCAGATCCTTCCATGGCTGCCAAGCTTCTAAGGCTTCATTACCATGATTGCTTTGTTAGA GGGTGTGATGCTTCGATTCTATTGGACCCTACACAAAACAAGACAACCGAAAAAACAGCAGGACCAAACAGATCCATTTCTGGGTACGAGGTTATTGATGAAATAAAGACAAAGCTGGAAGCCAAATGTCCCGGGATTGTTTCGTGTGCCGACATTGTTGCCTTGGCTGCTAGAGACGCCGTGTCCTTTCAA TTTCGAAAGGAAATGTGGCCGGTTTTCACCGGAAGGAAAGATGGAACAGTCTCATTGGCGTCGGAAGTTGGTGGCAATTTACCATCTGCAGGCGCCAATTTCACAACACTCCTGACCCAATTTGGAACCAAAGGCCTTAACCTTAATGATCTTGTGGCACTTTCAG GTGCACATACTATTGGGATCTCTCGTTGCACCCTCGTTGCAAGAAGGCTTTACAACTTTACAGGTGTAGGAGATGCTGATCCTTCCCTTGACGTGAGCTATGCGCAAACACTTAGAGGACTGTGCCCCAACCCTCAGAATCCAGCCACAGCTCTTGAAATGGATCCTAAAAGCTCTCTCACCTTTGATTCTGATTACTATCGGGCTTTAAATCAACATAAAGGTCTATTTGTATCAGATGCAGCTTTACTTACAAACAGACAATCGGCTCGTGTAGTTAACCTTCTACAAAATCGTGGGCTTTTCTTTACCCAATTTGCTAAGTCCATGGTGCGAATGGGTGGTGTTGGAGTCCTTACAGATGGTCAAGGAGAGATCAGGAAAAGTTGTCGAGTCGTTAATGGTCAATAA